GGGGGTGATCAAGATCGTTGTTACGCGCAAGGAGCAGGAGATTTTTCCCCGGAACCTTGCCGGTGGGGGAGTCAAAGACTGCCTTGAAATGCCGGGGGGTTAGCAGACGCTTTTCCCGACTGAAGTCCTGACTCACCACCAGTACCGGATTATCAAACTGCCAGACGCGCACGACCTTTGGCGCGGCGACGCGACAGGACAGCACGGCCGTTCTTGGTAGCCAT
This genomic stretch from Pseudomonas orientalis harbors:
- the rpmH gene encoding 50S ribosomal protein L34, with translation MKRTFQPSTIKRARTHGFRARMATKNGRAVLSRRRAKGRARLAV